A region of Sulfurimonas sp. DNA encodes the following proteins:
- the folE gene encoding GTP cyclohydrolase I FolE, translating into MSEELNEKFENAVNTMITHIGEDPTREGLEKTPHRVRKAYEFIYGGYKENPKEILQKALFTSSNDEMVLIKDIEFYSTCEHHLLPIIGRVHVAYIPDGKVVGLSKIPRVVDVFARRMQIQEQLTEQIADAIMDTIAPKGVAVVIAARHMCMEMRGVEKINSITTSSALRGLFKKDQRTRSEFFSLINSPTGTRY; encoded by the coding sequence TTGAGTGAAGAGTTAAATGAAAAATTCGAAAACGCTGTAAATACAATGATAACTCATATAGGCGAAGACCCAACTCGTGAGGGTTTAGAAAAAACTCCGCATAGAGTTAGAAAAGCTTATGAGTTTATTTATGGTGGGTATAAAGAAAATCCAAAAGAGATACTACAAAAAGCACTATTTACAAGTTCAAATGATGAGATGGTTTTAATTAAAGATATAGAGTTCTATTCAACTTGTGAACATCATCTTTTACCAATAATTGGGCGAGTTCATGTAGCTTATATTCCTGATGGAAAAGTAGTTGGACTATCAAAAATACCACGAGTTGTAGATGTATTTGCTCGTCGTATGCAGATTCAAGAGCAACTTACAGAACAAATTGCAGATGCGATTATGGATACCATTGCACCAAAGGGTGTCGCTGTTGTAATTGCTGCAAGACATATGTGTATGGAGATGAGAGGAGTTGAAAAAATCAATTCAATTACAACTTCTTCAGCCCTTAGAGGTCTATTTAAAAAAGATCAAAGAACAAGAAGTGAGTTTTTCTCTCTTATTAATTCCCCAACAGGCACAAGATATTAA
- the fliI gene encoding flagellar protein export ATPase FliI, translated as MPFKSLKDKISSKKYSVSFGEVVKINATIITAKGLKVSISDLVKIISNTSSQETVGMVTEIDGSTFYITPFSFVEGFCSGDRVFLDQTGMNISVGDALLGRVVDPFMRPIDGKGHINSSSLSPIIKAPIAAMKRGMIDEVFSVGVKSIDGLLTCGKGQKLGIFAGSGVGKSTLMGMIVRGAQTPIKVVALIGERGREVPEFIAKNLGGNLENTVIIVATSDDSPLMRKYGAFAAMSVAEYFKDKGLDVLFIMDSVTRFAMAQREIGLALGEPPTSKGYPPSSLTLLPQLMERAGKEEGKGSITAFFTVLIEGDDMSDPIADQSRSILDGHIVLSRELTDFGIYPPIHILQSASRVMNDIISTEHLQAVMKYRRLYTLLKENEMLIRIGAYVKGTDSELDEAMNKKEDMEKFMSQFSDTQVPYEETTKDLISLMAMNQI; from the coding sequence ATGCCATTTAAATCACTAAAAGATAAAATTTCATCAAAGAAATATTCTGTATCTTTTGGTGAGGTGGTAAAAATAAATGCAACAATTATTACGGCTAAAGGCTTAAAAGTAAGCATTAGTGATTTGGTTAAAATTATTTCAAATACTTCATCACAAGAAACTGTGGGAATGGTAACAGAGATAGATGGTTCTACTTTTTATATAACACCTTTTAGTTTTGTGGAAGGGTTTTGCTCTGGGGATAGAGTGTTCTTAGATCAAACAGGTATGAATATCTCTGTTGGAGACGCCTTACTTGGAAGAGTAGTTGATCCTTTTATGAGACCAATTGATGGAAAAGGACATATAAATTCTTCGTCTCTTTCCCCTATCATTAAAGCACCTATTGCTGCAATGAAAAGAGGTATGATAGATGAAGTGTTTAGCGTAGGTGTTAAAAGCATTGATGGACTTTTAACTTGCGGGAAAGGACAAAAGCTAGGTATATTCGCAGGAAGTGGAGTTGGTAAATCAACTTTAATGGGTATGATCGTTAGAGGTGCCCAAACACCCATAAAAGTAGTTGCACTAATTGGAGAAAGAGGTAGAGAAGTTCCTGAGTTTATAGCGAAAAACTTAGGCGGTAATTTAGAAAATACTGTAATTATTGTTGCAACTTCTGACGACTCTCCATTGATGAGAAAATACGGTGCTTTTGCTGCTATGAGTGTTGCTGAGTATTTTAAAGATAAGGGCTTAGATGTTCTTTTTATAATGGATTCTGTTACAAGATTTGCGATGGCTCAAAGAGAAATTGGTCTAGCTCTTGGTGAACCACCAACTTCAAAAGGTTATCCACCTTCATCTTTAACTCTTCTGCCTCAACTTATGGAAAGAGCTGGAAAAGAGGAAGGAAAAGGCTCTATTACGGCCTTTTTTACAGTTTTGATAGAGGGAGATGATATGAGTGATCCTATTGCTGATCAATCTCGCTCTATTTTAGATGGACACATAGTGCTCTCGCGTGAACTTACTGACTTTGGAATATATCCACCTATTCATATACTACAATCAGCATCTAGAGTAATGAATGATATTATAAGCACAGAGCATCTACAAGCAGTTATGAAATATAGAAGATTATACACACTATTAAAAGAGAATGAGATGCTTATTCGCATCGGTGCTTATGTAAAAGGAACTGACTCAGAGCTTGATGAAGCGATGAATAAAAAAGAGGATATGGAAAAATTTATGTCACAGTTCTCAGATACTCAAGTGCCATACGAAGAAACAACTAAAGACTTAATCTCGCTTATGGCTATGAATCAAATATAA
- a CDS encoding cytochrome C: MNKIVKIILATMVMISMSSVTLSADVAKGQKLYLKKLKSACSMNGAKMATQHSQAEWKAIGNDAGLAAELKKICPSVKDKALKGKYLPHYYDFFFEYANDSGNVPSC; encoded by the coding sequence ATGAATAAAATCGTTAAAATTATACTTGCTACTATGGTTATGATTAGCATGAGTTCAGTTACACTAAGTGCTGATGTAGCTAAAGGGCAAAAACTATACCTTAAAAAATTAAAAAGTGCTTGTAGTATGAATGGTGCCAAAATGGCGACTCAACACTCTCAGGCTGAATGGAAAGCTATTGGTAATGATGCAGGTCTTGCTGCAGAACTTAAAAAAATATGTCCAAGTGTAAAAGATAAAGCTTTAAAAGGTAAATACCTTCCTCATTATTACGACTTCTTTTTTGAGTATGCTAACGATAGTGGAAATGTTCCATCTTGCTAA